A single genomic interval of Bradyrhizobium japonicum USDA 6 harbors:
- a CDS encoding mandelate racemase/muconate lactonizing enzyme family protein has product MKITSIETLRTEEFSNVIWVRVHTDTGMIGLGETFYGAGAVEAQIHDTFAGRLLGRNPLHIEAIHRDMLNLPMAQSSTGVEYRAASAIDIALWDLFGKVCNQPVHQMLGGLCRDKQRIYNTCAGTQYVRSTNISPVANWNLGASKGPYEDLDGFMHHADALAESLLESGISAMKIWPFDPAAQENKGLYITAAQMKRAIEPFEKIRKAVGDKMEIMVELHSLWNLPTAKQIARALEPYKPTWYEDPIRMNSPQALAEYARSTDVWVCASETLGSRFPYKDMLDRDAMHVVMADLCWTGGLTEGRKIAAMAETYHRPFAPHDCIGPIGFIAAIHMSFSQPNTLIQESVRAFYKGWYNELVTTMPTIKDGFVYPMEGPGLGVDLLPAVFDRSDLTVRRSNA; this is encoded by the coding sequence GTGAAGATCACGTCGATCGAGACGCTGCGCACCGAGGAATTTTCCAACGTCATCTGGGTGCGCGTTCACACCGACACGGGCATGATCGGTCTCGGCGAAACCTTCTATGGCGCGGGCGCGGTCGAAGCGCAGATCCACGACACCTTTGCCGGCCGCCTGCTCGGCCGCAATCCGCTGCACATCGAGGCGATCCATCGCGACATGCTGAACCTGCCGATGGCGCAATCCTCGACCGGCGTCGAATACCGCGCAGCTTCCGCAATCGACATCGCGCTATGGGATCTGTTCGGCAAGGTCTGCAATCAGCCTGTGCACCAGATGCTCGGCGGCCTCTGCCGCGACAAGCAGCGCATCTACAACACCTGCGCCGGCACGCAATATGTCCGCTCGACCAATATCAGCCCCGTCGCCAACTGGAATCTCGGCGCCTCCAAGGGCCCCTACGAAGACCTCGACGGCTTCATGCACCACGCCGACGCGCTGGCCGAAAGCCTGCTGGAGAGCGGCATTTCCGCGATGAAGATCTGGCCGTTCGATCCGGCGGCACAGGAGAACAAGGGCCTCTACATCACCGCAGCCCAGATGAAGCGGGCGATCGAACCGTTCGAAAAGATCCGCAAGGCCGTCGGCGACAAAATGGAGATCATGGTCGAGCTCCACTCGCTCTGGAACCTGCCGACCGCCAAGCAGATCGCGCGCGCGCTCGAGCCCTACAAGCCGACCTGGTACGAAGACCCGATCCGGATGAACTCGCCGCAGGCGCTGGCCGAATATGCCCGCTCGACCGACGTCTGGGTCTGCGCCAGCGAGACGCTTGGCTCGCGCTTCCCCTACAAGGACATGCTCGACCGCGATGCCATGCATGTGGTGATGGCGGATCTGTGCTGGACCGGTGGCTTGACCGAAGGCCGCAAGATCGCGGCGATGGCCGAGACCTATCACCGCCCGTTTGCGCCGCATGACTGCATCGGCCCGATCGGCTTCATCGCCGCCATCCACATGTCGTTCAGCCAGCCCAACACGCTGATCCAGGAATCGGTACGCGCCTTCTACAAGGGCTGGTACAATGAGCTCGTCACCACGATGCCGACGATCAAGGACGGCTTTGTCTATCCGATGGAAGGACCCGGCCTCGGCGTCGACCTTCTGCCCGCCGTATTCGACCGCTCCGATCTGACCGTGCGTCGCTCCAACGCGTGA
- a CDS encoding GntR family transcriptional regulator, with product MARRKRALEVVRNEDDGEGKPSRHNRLNFFELAYQKIEELLVHCELKPGQFMTMLELQHITGFGRTPVHHAVNRLSADTLIIIRPRHGLHIAPIDLARERMLLALRRDMERFVVRLAADRASLSHRNQALHIERLLRERRATLTLDEFNSIDRRIDALVLEAAGEPFLVHTLRPLHTLYRRIGYIHHRFMPGQADLSGTIDHHLAILSAVAGRHVEDAVKASDALIDYMDQMFTGMEAGIDPRLLDCSIEPLLGT from the coding sequence ATGGCACGGCGCAAGCGCGCGCTCGAGGTGGTGAGAAACGAGGACGACGGCGAGGGCAAGCCCTCCCGGCACAACCGGCTCAACTTCTTCGAGCTGGCTTACCAGAAGATCGAAGAGCTGCTCGTCCACTGCGAGCTCAAGCCCGGACAATTCATGACGATGCTGGAATTGCAGCACATCACCGGCTTCGGGCGCACACCGGTGCATCACGCCGTCAATCGTCTCTCCGCCGATACGCTCATCATCATCCGTCCGCGCCACGGCCTGCACATCGCGCCGATCGATCTCGCGCGCGAGCGGATGCTGCTGGCCTTGCGCCGCGACATGGAGCGCTTTGTCGTGCGGCTCGCGGCCGATCGCGCCAGCCTGTCGCATCGCAATCAGGCGCTGCACATCGAGCGTCTGCTGCGCGAACGCCGCGCCACCCTGACCCTCGACGAATTCAACAGCATCGATCGCCGCATCGACGCGCTGGTGCTGGAAGCCGCCGGCGAGCCCTTCCTGGTGCACACGCTGCGGCCATTGCACACGCTGTACCGCCGCATCGGCTACATCCACCATCGCTTCATGCCGGGACAGGCCGACCTGTCGGGCACGATCGATCACCACCTCGCCATTCTCAGTGCGGTCGCCGGCCGCCACGTCGAGGACGCCGTGAAGGCGAGCGATGCGTTGATCGACTACATGGACCAGATGTTCACGGGCATGGAGGCGGGGATCGATCCGCGCCTGCTCGATTGCAGCATCGAGCCGCTGCTCGGCACGTAA
- a CDS encoding MFS transporter: MQTMAMPQPTASEAAVRYLITNYSPKGNKVGWLMMASILVEAWDLYSIAFVLIFIKEQYNPDPLMLGLAAAGTQGGALIGALLGGWLSDKIGRRVMFLVTMVLFIVLALAQAFVPNVTWLIVIRFLLGIPLGSDISTGYTYIMESMAKGEREVMGNRWQFMFAVGEVLTIGVIVIFLLTDMQHEMLWRVTLGLGALPALIILVMRHDVPETAVWLVQKGRYREAKQVAREMFNDNLDMLPNHDVEVPKVSTRAFLADLKKDPIRWRATIYGWIACFAQGSEFSTFAFYLPVLFVMVGVSSVLGINLVTMALFCFAALSGWVGPLLTPKIGHRGIAIAGFGIVLASLLVAAFALYTDNKILLPFAAAAMLWGHYWDASNCMTIPTMVAKPKYRGTASGFAYMFVKLPSFLAIFLFPTVFAAIGQANATLMVAIFPLIGLLAAIFILPEVYGYEND, encoded by the coding sequence ATGCAGACGATGGCGATGCCACAACCGACCGCGAGCGAAGCCGCGGTCCGCTACCTCATCACGAACTACAGTCCCAAGGGCAACAAGGTCGGCTGGCTGATGATGGCCTCGATCCTGGTCGAAGCCTGGGATCTCTATTCGATCGCCTTCGTGCTGATCTTCATCAAGGAGCAGTACAATCCCGATCCGCTGATGCTGGGTCTTGCCGCGGCCGGTACGCAGGGCGGCGCCTTGATCGGCGCGCTGCTCGGCGGCTGGCTCTCCGACAAGATCGGCCGCCGCGTCATGTTCCTGGTGACGATGGTGCTGTTCATCGTGCTCGCTCTGGCGCAGGCTTTCGTACCTAATGTCACCTGGCTCATCGTGATCCGCTTCCTGCTCGGCATTCCGCTCGGCTCGGATATCTCGACCGGCTACACCTACATCATGGAATCCATGGCCAAGGGTGAGCGCGAGGTCATGGGCAATCGCTGGCAATTCATGTTCGCCGTCGGTGAAGTTCTCACCATCGGCGTCATCGTGATCTTCCTGCTCACCGACATGCAGCACGAGATGCTGTGGCGCGTGACGCTCGGCCTCGGCGCTTTGCCGGCGCTGATCATCCTGGTCATGCGCCACGACGTGCCGGAGACGGCGGTGTGGCTCGTGCAGAAGGGACGCTACCGCGAGGCCAAGCAGGTCGCGCGCGAGATGTTCAACGACAATCTCGACATGCTGCCGAACCATGACGTGGAGGTGCCGAAGGTCTCGACCCGCGCGTTCCTCGCCGATCTCAAGAAGGATCCGATCCGCTGGCGCGCCACGATCTACGGCTGGATCGCCTGCTTCGCCCAGGGCAGCGAGTTCTCGACCTTCGCGTTCTACCTGCCGGTCCTCTTTGTCATGGTCGGCGTGTCGAGCGTGCTCGGCATCAATCTCGTGACGATGGCGCTGTTCTGCTTCGCCGCTCTGTCCGGCTGGGTCGGCCCGCTGCTGACGCCCAAGATCGGCCACCGCGGCATCGCGATCGCCGGTTTCGGCATCGTGCTGGCCTCGCTGCTGGTCGCAGCCTTCGCGCTCTACACCGACAACAAGATCCTGCTGCCGTTCGCAGCGGCCGCCATGTTGTGGGGCCATTATTGGGACGCGTCGAACTGCATGACGATCCCGACCATGGTTGCGAAGCCCAAGTATCGCGGCACGGCCAGCGGCTTCGCCTACATGTTCGTAAAGCTGCCATCGTTCCTGGCGATCTTCCTGTTCCCGACGGTGTTCGCGGCGATTGGACAGGCGAATGCCACGCTGATGGTCGCGATCTTCCCGTTGATCGGATTGCTCGCCGCAATCTTCATCCTGCCGGAAGTCTACGGCTACGAGAACGACTGA